One stretch of Miscanthus floridulus cultivar M001 chromosome 18, ASM1932011v1, whole genome shotgun sequence DNA includes these proteins:
- the LOC136524698 gene encoding uncharacterized protein, whose amino-acid sequence MVTGVVDLDAAAMPHAQRFDVDLGGLGLPDLRVLSFALRLRWEWLRRSQPDAVGDGASARFWTDSWLPNGPICRSAPNLFRAVACRRRNRTVKDALDGRQWTRDITGAPTAAVLCEYIHLWDTLETFQLSPHTSDRFIWKWTASGTYTASSAYRAFFIGMTSLLGAKFVWRAAMPPKVKFFFWLALHGRLWTADRRKRHGLQPEATCALCDQDGETTDHLLASCPFTREVWARLLASAGHQHLAPGNDSTLADWWLLTRDEVPGTFRRAFGSLVLLVAWIIWKERNNRTFSNVAMTTTQVLAVVTEELDAYIGAGYRCLASFFMAGGYSAHPPPSVATFV is encoded by the exons ATGGTGACCGGGGTCGTCGACCTAGACGCGGCGGCAATGCCACATGCCCAGAGGTTCGACGTG GACCTCGGCGGCCTGGGCCTGCCGGACCTGAGGGTGCTCAGCTTTGCTCTGCGGCTTCGCTGGGAGTGGCTGCGTCGATCCCAGCCGGACGCG GTCGGCGACGGCGCCTCGGCCCGTTTCTGGACGGACTCTTGGCTGCCGAACGGGCCTATCTGCCGCTCGGCCCCAAACCTTTTCAGGGCAGTAGCATGCCGCCGTCGCAACCGCACCGTCAAGGACGCCCTCGACGGCCGGCAATGGACCAGGGACATCACTGGCGCGCCCACCGCTGCGGTACTCTGCGAGTATATCCATCTTTGGGACACCCTGGAGACGTTCCAGCTATCACCGCACACCTCCGACCGCTTCATCTGGAAGTGGACTGCCAGCGGCACCTACACCGCGTCGTCGGCGTACAGGGCGTTTTTCATCGGTATGACTTCTCTGCTAGGCGCCAAGTTCGTTTGGAGGGCGGCCATGCCGCCAAAGGTCAAGTTCTTTTTCTGGCTCGCTCTGCATGGCCGCCTCTGGACAGCGGACCGTCGCAAACGACATGGACTGCAGCCGGAAGCTACGTGCGCGCTCTGTGATCAAGATGGCGAGACGACCGACCACCTGCTGGCCTCTTGCCCGTTCACGCGCGAGGTCTGGGCACGCCTGCTCGCCTCGGCGGGGCACCAGCACCTTGCACCGGGCAACGACTCCACACTCGCCGACTGGTGGCTGCTGACACGCGACGAAGTCCCGGGAACCTTCAGACGGGCCTTCGGCTCACTCGTCCTCCTAGTCGCCTGGATCATCTGGAAAGAACGGAACAACAGGACCTTTAGCAACGTTGCCATGACGACGACACAGGTGCTCGCCGTGGTCACCGAAGAGCTGGACGCCTACATCGGCGCCGGGTACAGGTGTCTGGCGTCGTTCTTCATGGCTGGCGGTTACAGCGCGCACCCACCTCCTTCGGTCGCAACATTTGTTTAA